The following coding sequences lie in one Arabidopsis thaliana chromosome 3, partial sequence genomic window:
- the SUA gene encoding suppressor of abi3-5 (suppressor of abi3-5 (SUA); FUNCTIONS IN: zinc ion binding, nucleotide binding, nucleic acid binding; INVOLVED IN: nuclear mRNA splicing, via spliceosome; LOCATED IN: nucleus; EXPRESSED IN: 23 plant structures; EXPRESSED DURING: 14 growth stages; CONTAINS InterPro DOMAIN/s: RNA recognition motif, RNP-1 (InterPro:IPR000504), Nucleotide-binding, alpha-beta plait (InterPro:IPR012677), D111/G-patch (InterPro:IPR000467), Zinc finger, RanBP2-type (InterPro:IPR001876); BEST Arabidopsis thaliana protein match is: ortholog of human splicing factor SC35 (TAIR:AT5G64200.2).), which produces MDPSRYGRQQEWDNNSAPEGYGTQHDPNHRFGVSYDDGYPDERLMRDDVYNYPPGHNTLGDLPQSRKRNYEENYPSELRRQEKPYIDSNYAADYYHDSEAGSRNGHYRDHEHERSSRYDGCDDYSCNDNNYRSKNYHHSRDDGREKDYDYTRRSYDSEYERASVRDGSRKSRDPQDRERNSRDREWDSRDREWDKRCYSRERDESPHKRYEKSRSRSTGRGEFSRSRSPRGRSHGRSYREDSYEGDHWNESERRREYEDRHNQDHFSATPSATVVVKGLSMKSTEEDLYQILAEWGPLHHVRVIREQNSGISRGFAFIDFPTVDAARTMMDRIEHDGIVLDGRKLMFHYSSQPTGRAGVSRRQEHASRRSYGGSRNMIVPTDWICTICGCINFARRTSCFQCNEPKTKDSPSADVGLSNSAAGKRISETGPTHVLVVRGLDEDADEEMLRYEFSKHAPIKDLRLVRDKFTHVSRGFAFVHFYSVEDATKALEATNRTALERNGKILRVAYAKSVHGSGTGISAPSHSNNLAAAAIEAATFSQQYDGVGWAPKEYNTGEKQNTGGQAQGVGEIESQKGTSAPQSGYVWDEASGYYYDAASGYYYDGNSGLYYDSNSGLWYSYDQQTQQYVPCPDQNNESKVTENQPDSAKKEKSSQQKVIISAATTPNVEKVLSLPDAVQAAAAAAIASEKREKERVKEIKLASKTSLLASKKKMSNVLTMWKQRSHETQIQRPSPSLGDNPPTVSAEARSSFSTGQSMGKLKSDVIIAKERSTSNHGVSALTTAESSSSSTTGGTLMGVMRGSFGGTLGGASSSASVQMPPILPSASPASVSVSGSGRRRFSETPTAGPTHREQPQTSYRDRAAERRNLYGSSTSSGNDVIDSSEDLMGLRKGSSDPTPFPPGVGGRGITTSTEVSSFDVITEERAIDESNVGNRMLRNMGWHEGSGLGKDGSGMKEPVQAQGVDRRAGLGSQQKKVDAEFEVQPGDTYRTLLHKKALARFRDMSDNN; this is translated from the exons ATGGATCCTAGTCGATATGGTCGTCAGCAAGAATGGGATAATAACAGT GCTCCGGAGGGTTATGGTACTCAGCATGATCCAAATCATCG GTTTGGCGTATCATATGATGACGGATATCCTGATGAAAGGTTGATGCGGGATGATGTCTACAACTATCCACCTGGACATAATACTCTGGGTGACTTGCCTCAATCTAGAAAGCGAAACTATGAAGAAAATTATCCCAGTGAACTTCGCAGGCAAGAAAAGCCTTACATCGATTCAAATTATGCTGCTGACTATTATCATGATAGTGAAGCTGGGAGTCGTAATGGACATTACCGTGATCATGAACACGAAAGGTCGTCCAGATATGATGGCTGCGATGACTATTCTTGTAATGATAACAACTATAGATCGAAAAATTACCATCATAGCAGAGATGATGGTCGTGAAAAAGATTATGATTATACTCGCCGAAGTTATGATTCTGAGTATGAAAGGGCCAGTGTGAGAGATGGCAGTCGAAAGAGCCGTGATCCGCAGGACAGAGAACGGAATTCTCGAGATAGAGAATGGGATTCACGTGATAGGGAGTGGGACAAAAGATGTTACAGCCGCGAAAGAGATGAGAGTCCTCATAAGAGATATGAGAAGTCACGATCTCGATCTACCGGACGTGGGGAGTTCTCTAGATCAAGATCTCCTAGAGGTCGGAGCCATGGGCGGAGTTACCGGGAGGACAGCTATGAGGGGGATCACTGGAATGAAAGTGAGAGGCGAAGAGAATATGAAGATAGACATAACCAGGATCATTTTTCTGCT ACCCCATCCGCCACTGTTGTTGTGAAGGGTCTCTCTATGAaatcaacagaagaagatctaTACCAGATTCTG GCTGAATGGGGTCCTTTGCATCATGTTCGTGTTATTCGGGAGCAAAATTCTGGGATTTCTCGTGGATTTGCTTTTATTGATTTCCCCACGGTG GATGCCGCACGCACCATGATGGATAGAATTGAGCATGATGGTATAGTTTTGGATGGAAGGAAACTTATGTTCCATTACAG CAGCCAACCTACTGGTAGGGCTGGTGTGTCCCGTAGGCAGGAACATGCTTCTAGACGCAGTTATGGTGGAAGTCGAAACATGATAGTTCCCACAGATTGGATCTGTACAATCTGTGGCTGTATCAATTTTGCGCGGCGAACCTCTTGCTTTCAG TGTAATGAACCAAAGACCAAGGATTCTCCTTCAGCGGATGTAGGTTTATCAAACTCTGCAGCAGGAAAACGAATTTCTGAGACAG GTCCAACTCATGTCCTGGTTGTACGTGGGTTGGATGAAGATGCTGATGAGGAAATGCTTCGGTATGAATTTTCCAAACATGCTCCTATCAAG GATCTTCGTCTTGTGAGAGACAAATTCACTCATGTTTCACGAGGATTTGCATTCGTGCATTTCTATTCG GTTGAGGATGCTACTAAGGCACTTGAAGCAACAAACAGAACAGCTCTTGAAAGGAATGGTAAAATTCTTAGAGTTGCGTATGCAAAGAGTGTTCATGGTTCTGGAACTGGTATATCAGCACCCTCGCACTCCAACAACCTCGCTGCTGCTGCAATTGAAGCAGCAACGTTTTCTCAACAG TATGACGGTGTTGGATGGGCTCCAAAGGAATACAATACTggtgagaaacaaaacactGGAGGGCAGGCCCAGGGTGTTGGGGAAATTGAATCCCAGAAAGGGACTTCTGCTCCACAGTCTGGCTATGTGTGGGATGAAGCATCTGGTTATTACTATGATGCGGCTTCTGGATACTACTACGATGGAAATTCAG GTCTCTATTATGACAGCAATAGTGGGCTTTGGTACTCGTATGACCAGCAAACACAACAATATGTTCCTTGTCCTGATCAGAACAATGAGAGTAAAGTAACAGAAAACCAACCAGACTCTGCCAAGAAGGAGAAATCCAGTCAACAAAAGGTTATTATCTCGGCGGCTACTACCCCTAATGTAGAAAAAGTTCTGTCCTTACCAGATGCGGTTCAGGCGGCTGCTGCAGCAGCAATTGCatcagagaagagagagaaagagagagtgaaaGAGATAAAACTTGCATCAAAGACTAGCCTACTCGCcagcaagaaaaaaatgagtaaCGTTTTAACAATGTGGAAGCAGCGGAGCCATGAAACCCAAATACAACGTCCCTCACCCTCACTTGGTGACAATCCACCTACAGTTTCGGCTGAAGCAAGGTCGTCTTTCTCCACTGGACAATCCATGGGCAAACTGAAATCTGATGTAATTATTGCGAAGGAGAGAAGTACCTCCAATCATGGAGTTTCTGCCCTGACAACTGCAGAAAGCTCGAGCAGCAGTACAACAGGAGGAACTTTGATGGGGGTGATGAGAGGTTCTTTTGGAGGAACTTTGGgtggagcttcttcttcagctagTGTACAAATGCCGCCAATATTACCTTCTGCTTCTCCAGCTTCGGTTTCAGTTTCTGGGAGTGGGAGAAGAAGGTTCTCTGAAACACCGACTGCAGGGCCTACTCATAGAGAACAGCCTCAGACATCATACCGGGACCGTGCtgcagaaagaagaaacttgtaTGGCTCATCAACATCAAGTGGAAATGATGTTATTGATTCAA GTGAGGATTTAATGGGGTTGAGGAAAGGTTCATCGGATCCAACACCATTTCCTCCTGGTGTGGGTGGACGTGGGATTACAACAAGCACCGAAGTCAGTAGTTTCGATGTGATTACAGAAGAGAGAGCAATAGATGAGAGTAACGTGGGAAACAGAATGCTGAGGAACATGGGTTGGCACGAAGGATCG GGTTTGGGGAAAGACGGGAGCGGAATGAAAGAACCGGTGCAAGCGCAAGGCGTTGATAGGAGAGCAGGACTTGGGAGTCAGCAGAAGAAAGTTGATGCTGAGTTTGAGGTTCAGCCTGGTGACACTTACAGAACTCTTCTCCATAAGAAAGCACTTGCGAGATTTCGTGACATGTCTGACAATAATTGA
- the SUA gene encoding suppressor of abi3-5, whose translation MRDDVYNYPPGHNTLGDLPQSRKRNYEENYPSELRRQEKPYIDSNYAADYYHDSEAGSRNGHYRDHEHERSSRYDGCDDYSCNDNNYRSKNYHHSRDDGREKDYDYTRRSYDSEYERASVRDGSRKSRDPQDRERNSRDREWDSRDREWDKRCYSRERDESPHKRYEKSRSRSTGRGEFSRSRSPRGRSHGRSYREDSYEGDHWNESERRREYEDRHNQDHFSATPSATVVVKGLSMKSTEEDLYQILAEWGPLHHVRVIREQNSGISRGFAFIDFPTVDAARTMMDRIEHDGIVLDGRKLMFHYSQPTGRAGVSRRQEHASRRSYGGSRNMIVPTDWICTICGCINFARRTSCFQCNEPKTKDSPSADVGLSNSAAGKRISETGPTHVLVVRGLDEDADEEMLRYEFSKHAPIKDLRLVRDKFTHVSRGFAFVHFYSVEDATKALEATNRTALERNGKILRVAYAKSVHGSGTGISAPSHSNNLAAAAIEAATFSQQYDGVGWAPKEYNTGEKQNTGGQAQGVGEIESQKGTSAPQSGYVWDEASGYYYDAASGYYYDGNSGLYYDSNSGLWYSYDQQTQQYVPCPDQNNESKVTENQPDSAKKEKSSQQKVIISAATTPNVEKVLSLPDAVQAAAAAAIASEKREKERVKEIKLASKTSLLASKKKMSNVLTMWKQRSHETQIQRPSPSLGDNPPTVSAEARSSFSTGQSMGKLKSDVIIAKERSTSNHGVSALTTAESSSSSTTGGTLMGVMRGSFGGTLGGASSSASVQMPPILPSASPASVSVSGSGRRRFSETPTAGPTHREQPQTSYRDRAAERRNLYGSSTSSGNDVIDSSEDLMGLRKGSSDPTPFPPGVGGRGITTSTEVSSFDVITEERAIDESNVGNRMLRNMGWHEGSGLGKDGSGMKEPVQAQGVDRRAGLGSQQKKVDAEFEVQPGDTYRTLLHKKALARFRDMSDNN comes from the exons ATGCGGGATGATGTCTACAACTATCCACCTGGACATAATACTCTGGGTGACTTGCCTCAATCTAGAAAGCGAAACTATGAAGAAAATTATCCCAGTGAACTTCGCAGGCAAGAAAAGCCTTACATCGATTCAAATTATGCTGCTGACTATTATCATGATAGTGAAGCTGGGAGTCGTAATGGACATTACCGTGATCATGAACACGAAAGGTCGTCCAGATATGATGGCTGCGATGACTATTCTTGTAATGATAACAACTATAGATCGAAAAATTACCATCATAGCAGAGATGATGGTCGTGAAAAAGATTATGATTATACTCGCCGAAGTTATGATTCTGAGTATGAAAGGGCCAGTGTGAGAGATGGCAGTCGAAAGAGCCGTGATCCGCAGGACAGAGAACGGAATTCTCGAGATAGAGAATGGGATTCACGTGATAGGGAGTGGGACAAAAGATGTTACAGCCGCGAAAGAGATGAGAGTCCTCATAAGAGATATGAGAAGTCACGATCTCGATCTACCGGACGTGGGGAGTTCTCTAGATCAAGATCTCCTAGAGGTCGGAGCCATGGGCGGAGTTACCGGGAGGACAGCTATGAGGGGGATCACTGGAATGAAAGTGAGAGGCGAAGAGAATATGAAGATAGACATAACCAGGATCATTTTTCTGCT ACCCCATCCGCCACTGTTGTTGTGAAGGGTCTCTCTATGAaatcaacagaagaagatctaTACCAGATTCTG GCTGAATGGGGTCCTTTGCATCATGTTCGTGTTATTCGGGAGCAAAATTCTGGGATTTCTCGTGGATTTGCTTTTATTGATTTCCCCACGGTG GATGCCGCACGCACCATGATGGATAGAATTGAGCATGATGGTATAGTTTTGGATGGAAGGAAACTTATGTTCCATTACAG CCAACCTACTGGTAGGGCTGGTGTGTCCCGTAGGCAGGAACATGCTTCTAGACGCAGTTATGGTGGAAGTCGAAACATGATAGTTCCCACAGATTGGATCTGTACAATCTGTGGCTGTATCAATTTTGCGCGGCGAACCTCTTGCTTTCAG TGTAATGAACCAAAGACCAAGGATTCTCCTTCAGCGGATGTAGGTTTATCAAACTCTGCAGCAGGAAAACGAATTTCTGAGACAG GTCCAACTCATGTCCTGGTTGTACGTGGGTTGGATGAAGATGCTGATGAGGAAATGCTTCGGTATGAATTTTCCAAACATGCTCCTATCAAG GATCTTCGTCTTGTGAGAGACAAATTCACTCATGTTTCACGAGGATTTGCATTCGTGCATTTCTATTCG GTTGAGGATGCTACTAAGGCACTTGAAGCAACAAACAGAACAGCTCTTGAAAGGAATGGTAAAATTCTTAGAGTTGCGTATGCAAAGAGTGTTCATGGTTCTGGAACTGGTATATCAGCACCCTCGCACTCCAACAACCTCGCTGCTGCTGCAATTGAAGCAGCAACGTTTTCTCAACAG TATGACGGTGTTGGATGGGCTCCAAAGGAATACAATACTggtgagaaacaaaacactGGAGGGCAGGCCCAGGGTGTTGGGGAAATTGAATCCCAGAAAGGGACTTCTGCTCCACAGTCTGGCTATGTGTGGGATGAAGCATCTGGTTATTACTATGATGCGGCTTCTGGATACTACTACGATGGAAATTCAG GTCTCTATTATGACAGCAATAGTGGGCTTTGGTACTCGTATGACCAGCAAACACAACAATATGTTCCTTGTCCTGATCAGAACAATGAGAGTAAAGTAACAGAAAACCAACCAGACTCTGCCAAGAAGGAGAAATCCAGTCAACAAAAGGTTATTATCTCGGCGGCTACTACCCCTAATGTAGAAAAAGTTCTGTCCTTACCAGATGCGGTTCAGGCGGCTGCTGCAGCAGCAATTGCatcagagaagagagagaaagagagagtgaaaGAGATAAAACTTGCATCAAAGACTAGCCTACTCGCcagcaagaaaaaaatgagtaaCGTTTTAACAATGTGGAAGCAGCGGAGCCATGAAACCCAAATACAACGTCCCTCACCCTCACTTGGTGACAATCCACCTACAGTTTCGGCTGAAGCAAGGTCGTCTTTCTCCACTGGACAATCCATGGGCAAACTGAAATCTGATGTAATTATTGCGAAGGAGAGAAGTACCTCCAATCATGGAGTTTCTGCCCTGACAACTGCAGAAAGCTCGAGCAGCAGTACAACAGGAGGAACTTTGATGGGGGTGATGAGAGGTTCTTTTGGAGGAACTTTGGgtggagcttcttcttcagctagTGTACAAATGCCGCCAATATTACCTTCTGCTTCTCCAGCTTCGGTTTCAGTTTCTGGGAGTGGGAGAAGAAGGTTCTCTGAAACACCGACTGCAGGGCCTACTCATAGAGAACAGCCTCAGACATCATACCGGGACCGTGCtgcagaaagaagaaacttgtaTGGCTCATCAACATCAAGTGGAAATGATGTTATTGATTCAA GTGAGGATTTAATGGGGTTGAGGAAAGGTTCATCGGATCCAACACCATTTCCTCCTGGTGTGGGTGGACGTGGGATTACAACAAGCACCGAAGTCAGTAGTTTCGATGTGATTACAGAAGAGAGAGCAATAGATGAGAGTAACGTGGGAAACAGAATGCTGAGGAACATGGGTTGGCACGAAGGATCG GGTTTGGGGAAAGACGGGAGCGGAATGAAAGAACCGGTGCAAGCGCAAGGCGTTGATAGGAGAGCAGGACTTGGGAGTCAGCAGAAGAAAGTTGATGCTGAGTTTGAGGTTCAGCCTGGTGACACTTACAGAACTCTTCTCCATAAGAAAGCACTTGCGAGATTTCGTGACATGTCTGACAATAATTGA
- the SUA gene encoding suppressor of abi3-5, whose protein sequence is MDPSRYGRQQEWDNNSAPEGYGTQHDPNHRFGVSYDDGYPDERLMRDDVYNYPPGHNTLGDLPQSRKRNYEENYPSELRRQEKPYIDSNYAADYYHDSEAGSRNGHYRDHEHERSSRYDGCDDYSCNDNNYRSKNYHHSRDDGREKDYDYTRRSYDSEYERASVRDGSRKSRDPQDRERNSRDREWDSRDREWDKRCYSRERDESPHKRYEKSRSRSTGRGEFSRSRSPRGRSHGRSYREDSYEGDHWNESERRREYEDRHNQDHFSATPSATVVVKGLSMKSTEEDLYQILAEWGPLHHVRVIREQNSGISRGFAFIDFPTVDAARTMMDRIEHDGIVLDGRKLMFHYSQPTGRAGVSRRQEHASRRSYGGSRNMIVPTDWICTICGCINFARRTSCFQCNEPKTKDSPSADVGLSNSAAGKRISETGPTHVLVVRGLDEDADEEMLRYEFSKHAPIKDLRLVRDKFTHVSRGFAFVHFYSVEDATKALEATNRTALERNGKILRVAYAKSVHGSGTGISAPSHSNNLAAAAIEAATFSQQYDGVGWAPKEYNTGEKQNTGGQAQGVGEIESQKGTSAPQSGYVWDEASGYYYDAASGYYYDGNSGLYYDSNSGLWYSYDQQTQQYVPCPDQNNESKVTENQPDSAKKEKSSQQKVIISAATTPNVEKVLSLPDAVQAAAAAAIASEKREKERVKEIKLASKTSLLASKKKMSNVLTMWKQRSHETQIQRPSPSLGDNPPTVSAEARSSFSTGQSMGKLKSDVIIAKERSTSNHGVSALTTAESSSSSTTGGTLMGVMRGSFGGTLGGASSSASVQMPPILPSASPASVSVSGSGRRRFSETPTAGPTHREQPQTSYRDRAAERRNLYGSSTSSGNDVIDSSEDLMGLRKGSSDPTPFPPGVGGRGITTSTEVSSFDVITEERAIDESNVGNRMLRNMGWHEGSGLGKDGSGMKEPVQAQGVDRRAGLGSQQKKVDAEFEVQPGDTYRTLLHKKALARFRDMSDNN, encoded by the exons ATGGATCCTAGTCGATATGGTCGTCAGCAAGAATGGGATAATAACAGT GCTCCGGAGGGTTATGGTACTCAGCATGATCCAAATCATCG GTTTGGCGTATCATATGATGACGGATATCCTGATGAAAGGTTGATGCGGGATGATGTCTACAACTATCCACCTGGACATAATACTCTGGGTGACTTGCCTCAATCTAGAAAGCGAAACTATGAAGAAAATTATCCCAGTGAACTTCGCAGGCAAGAAAAGCCTTACATCGATTCAAATTATGCTGCTGACTATTATCATGATAGTGAAGCTGGGAGTCGTAATGGACATTACCGTGATCATGAACACGAAAGGTCGTCCAGATATGATGGCTGCGATGACTATTCTTGTAATGATAACAACTATAGATCGAAAAATTACCATCATAGCAGAGATGATGGTCGTGAAAAAGATTATGATTATACTCGCCGAAGTTATGATTCTGAGTATGAAAGGGCCAGTGTGAGAGATGGCAGTCGAAAGAGCCGTGATCCGCAGGACAGAGAACGGAATTCTCGAGATAGAGAATGGGATTCACGTGATAGGGAGTGGGACAAAAGATGTTACAGCCGCGAAAGAGATGAGAGTCCTCATAAGAGATATGAGAAGTCACGATCTCGATCTACCGGACGTGGGGAGTTCTCTAGATCAAGATCTCCTAGAGGTCGGAGCCATGGGCGGAGTTACCGGGAGGACAGCTATGAGGGGGATCACTGGAATGAAAGTGAGAGGCGAAGAGAATATGAAGATAGACATAACCAGGATCATTTTTCTGCT ACCCCATCCGCCACTGTTGTTGTGAAGGGTCTCTCTATGAaatcaacagaagaagatctaTACCAGATTCTG GCTGAATGGGGTCCTTTGCATCATGTTCGTGTTATTCGGGAGCAAAATTCTGGGATTTCTCGTGGATTTGCTTTTATTGATTTCCCCACGGTG GATGCCGCACGCACCATGATGGATAGAATTGAGCATGATGGTATAGTTTTGGATGGAAGGAAACTTATGTTCCATTACAG CCAACCTACTGGTAGGGCTGGTGTGTCCCGTAGGCAGGAACATGCTTCTAGACGCAGTTATGGTGGAAGTCGAAACATGATAGTTCCCACAGATTGGATCTGTACAATCTGTGGCTGTATCAATTTTGCGCGGCGAACCTCTTGCTTTCAG TGTAATGAACCAAAGACCAAGGATTCTCCTTCAGCGGATGTAGGTTTATCAAACTCTGCAGCAGGAAAACGAATTTCTGAGACAG GTCCAACTCATGTCCTGGTTGTACGTGGGTTGGATGAAGATGCTGATGAGGAAATGCTTCGGTATGAATTTTCCAAACATGCTCCTATCAAG GATCTTCGTCTTGTGAGAGACAAATTCACTCATGTTTCACGAGGATTTGCATTCGTGCATTTCTATTCG GTTGAGGATGCTACTAAGGCACTTGAAGCAACAAACAGAACAGCTCTTGAAAGGAATGGTAAAATTCTTAGAGTTGCGTATGCAAAGAGTGTTCATGGTTCTGGAACTGGTATATCAGCACCCTCGCACTCCAACAACCTCGCTGCTGCTGCAATTGAAGCAGCAACGTTTTCTCAACAG TATGACGGTGTTGGATGGGCTCCAAAGGAATACAATACTggtgagaaacaaaacactGGAGGGCAGGCCCAGGGTGTTGGGGAAATTGAATCCCAGAAAGGGACTTCTGCTCCACAGTCTGGCTATGTGTGGGATGAAGCATCTGGTTATTACTATGATGCGGCTTCTGGATACTACTACGATGGAAATTCAG GTCTCTATTATGACAGCAATAGTGGGCTTTGGTACTCGTATGACCAGCAAACACAACAATATGTTCCTTGTCCTGATCAGAACAATGAGAGTAAAGTAACAGAAAACCAACCAGACTCTGCCAAGAAGGAGAAATCCAGTCAACAAAAGGTTATTATCTCGGCGGCTACTACCCCTAATGTAGAAAAAGTTCTGTCCTTACCAGATGCGGTTCAGGCGGCTGCTGCAGCAGCAATTGCatcagagaagagagagaaagagagagtgaaaGAGATAAAACTTGCATCAAAGACTAGCCTACTCGCcagcaagaaaaaaatgagtaaCGTTTTAACAATGTGGAAGCAGCGGAGCCATGAAACCCAAATACAACGTCCCTCACCCTCACTTGGTGACAATCCACCTACAGTTTCGGCTGAAGCAAGGTCGTCTTTCTCCACTGGACAATCCATGGGCAAACTGAAATCTGATGTAATTATTGCGAAGGAGAGAAGTACCTCCAATCATGGAGTTTCTGCCCTGACAACTGCAGAAAGCTCGAGCAGCAGTACAACAGGAGGAACTTTGATGGGGGTGATGAGAGGTTCTTTTGGAGGAACTTTGGgtggagcttcttcttcagctagTGTACAAATGCCGCCAATATTACCTTCTGCTTCTCCAGCTTCGGTTTCAGTTTCTGGGAGTGGGAGAAGAAGGTTCTCTGAAACACCGACTGCAGGGCCTACTCATAGAGAACAGCCTCAGACATCATACCGGGACCGTGCtgcagaaagaagaaacttgtaTGGCTCATCAACATCAAGTGGAAATGATGTTATTGATTCAA GTGAGGATTTAATGGGGTTGAGGAAAGGTTCATCGGATCCAACACCATTTCCTCCTGGTGTGGGTGGACGTGGGATTACAACAAGCACCGAAGTCAGTAGTTTCGATGTGATTACAGAAGAGAGAGCAATAGATGAGAGTAACGTGGGAAACAGAATGCTGAGGAACATGGGTTGGCACGAAGGATCG GGTTTGGGGAAAGACGGGAGCGGAATGAAAGAACCGGTGCAAGCGCAAGGCGTTGATAGGAGAGCAGGACTTGGGAGTCAGCAGAAGAAAGTTGATGCTGAGTTTGAGGTTCAGCCTGGTGACACTTACAGAACTCTTCTCCATAAGAAAGCACTTGCGAGATTTCGTGACATGTCTGACAATAATTGA